From Skermanella sp. TT6, a single genomic window includes:
- a CDS encoding DUF4276 family protein, protein MVFIAPIVEGHGEVEAVPVLLHRMAAHHMSNVPLRVNPPIRVKCGSFLNDDVYFRKHVALAAAKAAPQGGHVLILLDCDDAKWCPATLGPHLLERARRVRRDVSHLVVLANKEFETWFIAAIASLGGQQGVARDLVLQPFTFD, encoded by the coding sequence ATGGTCTTCATCGCGCCGATCGTCGAGGGACATGGGGAAGTGGAAGCCGTACCCGTGCTGCTGCACAGGATGGCAGCGCACCATATGTCGAATGTTCCCCTGCGCGTGAACCCGCCGATCCGCGTCAAATGCGGATCCTTCCTGAACGACGACGTCTATTTCCGCAAGCATGTCGCCCTGGCGGCTGCCAAGGCCGCTCCGCAGGGAGGCCATGTCCTGATCCTGCTGGATTGCGACGATGCGAAATGGTGCCCGGCGACGCTGGGGCCGCATCTCCTGGAAAGGGCGAGACGGGTCAGGCGTGATGTCAGTCATCTGGTCGTGCTCGCCAACAAGGAATTCGAAACCTGGTTCATTGCCGCCATTGCATCGCTCGGTGGTCAGCAGGGAGTCGCCCGCGATCTAGTACTACAGCCGTTCACTTTCGATTGA
- a CDS encoding phosphoribosyltransferase family protein — protein MEATPGRKDSAGYRTLARISSGIDFRPSSRAPRKQKRGAAPGSAAPLSFQPEPCRGSEIQAGALIPAIVASALPDLTGKRVMLVDDLLSTGSTLRSAKVLLDTAGVAGVFGVCLLSSTGGVRTDVARVLTDALARPTLEA, from the coding sequence ATGGAGGCAACTCCGGGACGGAAGGACAGCGCTGGATACCGTACTCTCGCACGGATTTCATCCGGCATCGATTTCCGGCCGTCGAGCAGAGCGCCCAGGAAACAGAAAAGGGGTGCTGCGCCCGGAAGCGCCGCACCCCTTTCCTTCCAGCCGGAGCCGTGCCGCGGATCAGAAATCCAGGCGGGTGCTCTAATTCCCGCAATCGTAGCCAGCGCGCTGCCTGACCTGACCGGCAAGCGCGTCATGCTCGTCGATGATCTGCTTTCGACGGGGAGCACTCTTCGGTCAGCTAAGGTGCTTCTTGACACCGCCGGCGTTGCGGGCGTGTTTGGAGTTTGCCTCTTGAGCAGCACTGGCGGTGTTCGCACCGACGTCGCCAGGGTATTGACAGATGCGTTGGCGCGCCCTACTCTTGAAGCATAG
- a CDS encoding multicopper oxidase domain-containing protein: MHLHGHTFRVLSRNGQPTRFKEWQDTVLLAPRDRVEIAFVADNPDDWMFHCHILEHQIAGMMSTIRIA; the protein is encoded by the coding sequence ATGCACTTGCACGGTCATACCTTCCGGGTGCTGTCCCGCAACGGTCAGCCAACCCGGTTCAAGGAGTGGCAGGACACTGTCCTGCTGGCGCCGCGCGATCGTGTCGAGATCGCCTTCGTCGCCGATAATCCGGACGACTGGATGTTCCACTGCCACATCCTCGAGCACCAGATCGCCGGGATGATGAGCACCATCCGCATCGCTTGA
- the tnpB gene encoding IS66 family insertion sequence element accessory protein TnpB (TnpB, as the term is used for proteins encoded by IS66 family insertion elements, is considered an accessory protein, since TnpC, encoded by a neighboring gene, is a DDE family transposase.), whose product MITPRPGLKVVLATQPIDFRKGVHGLVALVAEALKADPYCGDVFVFRSKRKDRLKLLVWDGSGLILATKWLEDGGFPWPPVRDGAVRLSAVQFALLLDGLEWRAAAPPPVKTPRWMG is encoded by the coding sequence ATGATCACGCCGCGTCCCGGCCTCAAGGTCGTGCTCGCCACGCAGCCGATCGATTTCCGCAAAGGGGTCCACGGCCTGGTCGCCCTGGTGGCCGAGGCGCTGAAGGCGGATCCCTACTGCGGTGACGTCTTCGTCTTCCGCTCCAAGCGCAAGGACCGGCTCAAGCTCCTGGTTTGGGACGGTAGCGGATTGATCCTCGCAACGAAGTGGCTGGAGGACGGCGGATTCCCCTGGCCGCCGGTCCGGGACGGCGCGGTCCGGCTGAGCGCGGTCCAGTTCGCGCTGCTGCTCGACGGACTGGAGTGGCGCGCGGCCGCGCCGCCACCCGTGAAGACGCCCCGGTGGATGGGCTGA
- a CDS encoding multicopper oxidase family protein yields the protein MDGVPHMPVPPIAPGETFTYEFEVVDAGTFWYHPHIRSHEQVGRGLSGALIVEEQEPIQVDRDLTWMLGDWRSKADASISNDFGNMMDLSHNGRIGNSVTINGQVVEDFPVRSGERVRLRLINPPMPASSAFGSRVIGHWLSRSTAIPWSRTSRKVVGWCWRPPCASTWCSI from the coding sequence ATGGACGGCGTGCCGCACATGCCCGTGCCGCCGATCGCCCCCGGCGAAACCTTCACCTATGAGTTCGAGGTCGTGGACGCAGGCACTTTCTGGTACCACCCGCACATTCGCAGCCACGAACAGGTCGGCCGCGGCCTCTCCGGAGCGCTCATCGTCGAAGAGCAGGAGCCGATCCAGGTCGATCGTGACCTCACCTGGATGCTGGGCGACTGGCGTTCGAAAGCGGACGCCTCGATCAGCAACGACTTCGGCAACATGATGGATCTGAGCCATAACGGCAGGATCGGCAACAGCGTCACCATCAACGGTCAGGTGGTCGAGGACTTCCCTGTCCGGTCCGGCGAGCGGGTCCGGCTGCGTCTGATAAACCCGCCAATGCCCGCATCTTCGGCCTTCGGTTCCAGGGTCATCGGCCACTGGTTGTCGCGATCGACGGCCATCCCGTGGAGCCGCACGAGCCGGAAAGTGGTCGGGTGGTGCTGGCGCCCGCCATGCGCATCGACCTGGTGCTCGATATGA
- the tnpC gene encoding IS66 family transposase, with protein MAEPPDPLPADPAELVRIIRDLEARNADLQAQVKTLKAMIFGAKSERAAMIDPEQGVLDLGDLAVEAAPAANDNADRTSGKPGRHPRRPANRNVGALPRHLPRVETTIEPESTACPCCAGPMHRIGEDVAEALDVIPALVRVLRTIRPKYACRCCRGTLVQAAARPRVVDGGMATTALVAHVVVAKFAWHLPLYRQSRMFAGQGIALDRTTLVFWVRRAAWWLKPLYERLLLYIRSQERVFCDETPLPRLDPGRGRTRICQLWAQAVDDRPWQGPARPAVGYVFAEGRDTAAIQDQLAGFDGLLQVDGYVAYKALVRRRRRATIRLVFCLSHARRKFVAVFRTTRSEVAREVIGRLGEVYAIEARIRGTTAETRLRVRQDRSRPILEALKVRLMAVRAEISGQSSLAKAISYTLGHWDGLVAFLEDGRIEVDTNTVERLMRPIGLGRKNALFAGSAAGGRDWAILASLINSARLNGLDPFSYLADVLERIVSGAVKANDLDRLLPWAWKAERGADAGTVRAA; from the coding sequence ATGGCCGAGCCTCCCGACCCGCTCCCCGCAGACCCCGCCGAACTGGTCCGGATCATCCGTGATCTGGAGGCCAGGAACGCGGATCTGCAGGCGCAGGTGAAGACCCTGAAGGCGATGATCTTCGGGGCGAAGTCGGAGAGGGCCGCGATGATCGACCCGGAGCAGGGCGTCCTCGATCTCGGCGACCTCGCCGTCGAGGCGGCTCCGGCCGCCAACGACAACGCGGACCGCACGTCCGGGAAGCCGGGGCGGCACCCGCGCCGTCCGGCGAACCGGAATGTCGGCGCTCTGCCCCGGCATCTGCCGCGGGTCGAGACGACTATCGAGCCGGAGAGCACCGCGTGCCCGTGCTGCGCCGGGCCGATGCACCGGATCGGCGAGGACGTCGCCGAGGCGCTGGACGTGATCCCGGCCCTTGTGCGCGTCCTGCGCACCATCCGGCCGAAGTATGCCTGCCGATGCTGCCGCGGCACCCTGGTCCAGGCCGCCGCCAGGCCGCGCGTGGTGGACGGCGGCATGGCCACCACCGCGCTGGTCGCCCACGTGGTGGTGGCGAAGTTCGCCTGGCACCTGCCGCTGTACCGGCAGTCCCGGATGTTCGCCGGCCAGGGCATCGCGCTGGACCGGACGACGCTGGTGTTCTGGGTTCGCCGGGCGGCGTGGTGGCTGAAGCCGCTGTACGAGCGGCTGCTGCTCTACATCCGATCCCAGGAGCGGGTGTTCTGCGACGAGACGCCGTTGCCCCGGTTGGATCCCGGACGGGGCCGCACCAGGATCTGCCAGCTGTGGGCCCAGGCGGTGGACGACCGCCCCTGGCAGGGACCGGCCCGACCGGCGGTCGGCTACGTGTTCGCCGAGGGGCGGGACACGGCGGCGATCCAGGACCAGCTGGCGGGCTTCGACGGGCTTCTCCAGGTGGACGGCTATGTGGCCTACAAGGCGCTTGTCCGCCGCCGGAGGCGGGCGACGATCCGGCTCGTCTTCTGCCTGAGCCATGCCCGCCGCAAGTTCGTGGCGGTGTTCAGGACGACCCGGTCGGAGGTGGCGCGGGAAGTGATCGGGCGCCTCGGTGAGGTCTACGCCATCGAGGCACGCATCCGCGGCACGACGGCGGAGACCCGCCTGCGGGTCCGGCAGGACCGGTCCCGGCCGATCCTGGAAGCTCTGAAGGTCCGGCTGATGGCGGTGCGGGCGGAGATCTCCGGCCAGTCGAGCCTGGCCAAGGCGATCTCCTACACCCTGGGTCACTGGGACGGGCTGGTCGCCTTCCTCGAGGACGGCCGCATCGAGGTGGATACCAACACCGTGGAGAGACTGATGCGCCCGATCGGGTTGGGCCGCAAGAACGCCCTGTTCGCCGGCTCCGCGGCGGGCGGCCGGGACTGGGCGATCCTCGCCTCGCTGATCAACAGCGCCAGGCTGAACGGCCTCGACCCGTTCTCCTACCTGGCCGACGTGCTGGAGCGCATCGTGTCGGGTGCCGTGAAGGCCAACGATCTCGACCGCCTGCTGCCGTGGGCATGGAAAGCCGAGCGGGGCGCCGATGCCGGGACGGTCCGGGCGGCATGA
- a CDS encoding YecA family protein gives MTAEPAAQTGPAAPRAMQDAEELEAYQRGRAAPVSRLDGLDGYLTAVLIGPKFLDPRIWLGDLLGDHALLAAESSREHRAVQAVADHHNRLSETMAQFPGLYRPHLAPHHAGGLDPIFWSLGFLVATRLAPRAWKSVTNPGKPEHAPFQALGPVLFGTAAIAEADVPAVAKAILELREHFKARRNRSMR, from the coding sequence ATGACGGCCGAGCCCGCTGCGCAGACCGGACCGGCGGCGCCCAGGGCGATGCAGGACGCGGAGGAGCTCGAAGCGTACCAGCGGGGCCGGGCGGCGCCGGTGTCGCGGCTGGACGGCCTCGACGGCTACCTGACCGCCGTGCTGATCGGGCCGAAGTTCCTCGATCCGCGGATCTGGCTCGGCGACCTGCTGGGCGACCACGCCCTGCTCGCCGCGGAGAGCAGCCGGGAGCACCGGGCCGTCCAGGCCGTGGCGGACCACCATAACCGCCTGTCGGAGACGATGGCGCAGTTCCCCGGCCTGTACCGGCCGCATCTGGCGCCGCACCACGCAGGAGGGCTGGACCCGATCTTCTGGTCCCTCGGGTTCCTGGTGGCCACCCGGCTGGCGCCGCGCGCCTGGAAGAGCGTGACCAACCCGGGCAAACCGGAACATGCTCCGTTCCAGGCCCTGGGCCCCGTGCTGTTCGGCACGGCGGCCATCGCCGAGGCCGACGTCCCGGCCGTAGCCAAGGCCATCCTGGAGTTGCGCGAACACTTCAAGGCCCGCCGCAACCGATCCATGCGGTGA
- a CDS encoding AAA family ATPase, whose product MPDEIRARVRYPALSFRPGVASMPAFIRQVTIRNYKSIAACQLELGPLMFLVGPNGAGKSNFLDALRFVAESLRTSIDHALRERGSIKEVRRRSGGHPNHFALRFDFTLPNGSRGHYAVRVGAKPSGAFEVQDEECRIAPAEALGVFHHFRVKSGRLENSSVTPMPAALSDRLFLVAASGIPEFRPVFDALSRIEVYNLNPASIAAMQRPDPGDILRRDGSNAASVFQQFSAEAKDKVRDSLSRIVPGISDAEVKALGSQETIEFRQNVKGQAHHWRFLAAAMSDGTLRAFGILLAVLQAMSAKDHANAPLLIGLEEPEIALHPAASSVLLSALREGAADCQILVTSHSPELLDNTDIPPEAILAVDNEAGLTRIGRIDPQTRELLREKMFTPGELLRQNQLSPDPASVTDVSNDRQLKLFDSAGR is encoded by the coding sequence ATGCCGGATGAAATCCGTGCGAGAGTACGGTATCCAGCGCTGTCCTTCCGTCCCGGAGTTGCCTCCATGCCCGCCTTCATCCGTCAGGTGACCATCCGGAACTACAAGAGTATCGCTGCGTGCCAGCTCGAGCTGGGTCCGCTGATGTTCCTGGTCGGCCCGAACGGAGCGGGCAAAAGCAACTTCCTGGACGCATTGCGCTTCGTCGCCGAGTCCTTGAGGACGTCCATTGATCATGCGCTTCGGGAGCGTGGATCGATCAAGGAAGTCCGGCGGCGGTCCGGCGGTCATCCCAACCATTTCGCGTTGAGGTTCGATTTCACGCTGCCGAACGGAAGTCGGGGACATTATGCGGTCCGCGTCGGTGCCAAACCGAGCGGGGCATTCGAAGTCCAGGATGAGGAATGCCGTATCGCCCCGGCGGAAGCCCTGGGAGTATTCCACCACTTCCGTGTGAAGTCCGGGAGACTGGAAAACTCCTCGGTCACCCCGATGCCTGCCGCGTTATCGGACCGGCTGTTCCTGGTGGCGGCGTCCGGGATTCCGGAGTTTCGGCCGGTCTTCGATGCCCTGTCGAGGATCGAGGTCTACAATCTGAACCCGGCGTCGATCGCCGCGATGCAAAGGCCTGATCCCGGGGACATCCTCCGCCGTGACGGCAGCAATGCCGCGAGCGTCTTCCAGCAGTTCTCGGCCGAGGCCAAGGACAAGGTCCGCGACAGCCTTTCGCGGATCGTTCCCGGCATTTCGGACGCCGAAGTGAAAGCGCTCGGTTCCCAGGAAACCATCGAATTCAGGCAGAACGTCAAGGGACAGGCCCATCATTGGCGCTTCCTGGCGGCGGCCATGTCCGACGGCACGTTGAGGGCGTTCGGCATCCTGCTGGCCGTGCTCCAGGCGATGTCGGCGAAGGACCACGCCAACGCGCCGTTGCTGATCGGGCTCGAGGAACCGGAAATCGCCTTGCACCCGGCGGCGTCGAGCGTGCTTTTGTCCGCCCTGCGGGAGGGGGCGGCCGATTGCCAGATCCTGGTCACCAGCCATAGCCCCGAGTTGCTGGACAATACCGACATACCTCCTGAAGCGATCCTGGCGGTGGACAACGAGGCTGGTCTCACCCGCATCGGCAGGATAGATCCGCAGACGCGGGAGTTGCTGCGCGAGAAGATGTTCACCCCGGGTGAATTGCTGCGCCAGAACCAGCTCTCCCCGGATCCGGCGTCGGTGACGGATGTCTCCAACGATCGCCAGTTGAAGCTTTTCGACAGCGCCGGCCGCTGA
- the tnpA gene encoding IS66-like element accessory protein TnpA — protein sequence MDEDGPYRRVEVITGRCQRRVWTAQEKARIVAESAVPGANISEVARRNGVNRGLLTVWRREAGAVPEATPAQTPLFVPVTVVEEPAPAPPRDRRQASRETAPGRIEMDLRSGRLVFHGAVDPGLAAAVVAAARGRG from the coding sequence ATGGATGAAGACGGGCCGTATCGGCGGGTCGAGGTGATCACGGGACGGTGTCAACGGCGCGTGTGGACGGCACAGGAGAAGGCGCGCATCGTGGCGGAGAGCGCGGTGCCGGGCGCCAACATCTCCGAGGTCGCGCGGCGGAACGGGGTGAACCGCGGCCTGCTCACGGTCTGGCGCCGGGAGGCAGGTGCGGTCCCGGAAGCGACCCCGGCGCAGACGCCGCTGTTCGTTCCGGTCACGGTGGTCGAGGAGCCTGCGCCCGCTCCTCCGCGGGACCGGCGTCAAGCATCCCGGGAGACGGCGCCGGGCCGGATCGAGATGGATCTGCGCAGCGGGCGGCTGGTGTTCCACGGCGCCGTCGATCCCGGCCTCGCCGCGGCGGTCGTCGCGGCCGCCCGAGGGCGGGGATGA